A region of Selenomonadales bacterium 4137-cl DNA encodes the following proteins:
- a CDS encoding CdaR family protein — translation MEEERGKNITTKILALIMAVVLWLYVTNEQNPPVESSVSVPLEVRGVADTLVATDSPDAVRIKVRGPRSIIAVLTPQDLKAYIDLRGTAEGRHTVRVFALVPSSLEFIEVQPDKITVRVDGKASRTLPVEIRVTGTATAGAVVAKATINPQQVTVEGPKATVDSVDRVILPLDLTGRSADFTAQLVPLLVNRDGRAVEGLTVNPGRISVVANLAKGVDKKTVDIKTIIYGDMAPGVFLKSVVTEPARVELSGNAKELEKIDFVYTEPISVAGINKDTEKEVKLQIKEGLVASQAAVTVKISVGR, via the coding sequence ATGGAAGAAGAGCGCGGGAAAAATATTACCACGAAGATTCTCGCCCTGATTATGGCGGTGGTGCTTTGGCTTTATGTCACCAACGAACAGAACCCGCCTGTGGAGTCGTCGGTGTCGGTGCCTCTGGAGGTGCGCGGCGTGGCCGACACTTTGGTGGCGACCGACTCGCCCGACGCGGTGCGGATCAAGGTCCGCGGACCCCGCAGCATCATCGCGGTGCTGACGCCGCAGGATCTCAAGGCTTACATCGATCTCAGGGGGACGGCCGAAGGCCGCCACACGGTCCGCGTTTTCGCTCTTGTGCCCAGCAGTCTCGAATTCATCGAGGTGCAGCCTGACAAGATCACCGTGAGGGTGGACGGCAAAGCCAGCCGCACGCTGCCGGTGGAGATCCGCGTGACCGGCACGGCTACGGCGGGCGCGGTTGTGGCCAAGGCCACGATCAATCCCCAGCAGGTGACGGTGGAGGGGCCGAAGGCTACCGTCGATTCGGTGGATAGGGTCATTTTGCCTCTCGACCTAACGGGCCGGAGCGCCGACTTCACTGCCCAACTGGTGCCCTTGCTGGTCAACCGCGACGGCCGGGCGGTGGAGGGGCTGACGGTGAATCCGGGCAGGATAAGCGTTGTGGCCAACCTCGCCAAGGGCGTGGATAAGAAGACGGTGGACATCAAGACGATCATTTACGGCGATATGGCGCCAGGCGTTTTTTTGAAGTCGGTGGTGACGGAGCCGGCCAGGGTGGAATTGAGCGGCAACGCCAAGGAACTTGAAAAGATCGACTTCGTTTATACCGAGCCGATCAGCGTCGCCGGCATTAACAAGGATACCGAAAAGGAAGTAAAGCTCCAGATCAAGGAGGGACTGGTGGCGTCGCAGGCGGCGGTTACCGTCAAGATCAGCGTCGGCCGTTAG
- the cdaA gene encoding diadenylate cyclase CdaA has translation MLLQVRGIISTIGWRDIFDILLVAVLLYKLYMMIKDTRALTLLKGLVVLLVATLVSKWLGLNVINWLLQKSMTVVLVALPIVFQPELRKALEQLGRGRLFGRSGILNEEEAQNLLDETIKAVTVLAKNKIGALLVFEREMRLNDYVDTGIKVDGIVSSEFLTNIFIPNSPLHDGAVIVRGNRVTAAGCILPLTDDPTLGKELGTRHRAALGISEQTDAIIVVVSEETGIISVAEGGRLSRYVEPAKLKDFLRPLYSAKGSPLSDFFNWRSSS, from the coding sequence ATGCTCCTCCAGGTAAGAGGAATTATCTCGACTATCGGCTGGCGAGATATCTTCGACATACTTCTGGTGGCCGTGCTGCTTTACAAGCTGTATATGATGATTAAGGACACCCGGGCCCTCACGTTGCTTAAGGGCCTGGTGGTGTTGCTTGTCGCCACTCTGGTGAGCAAATGGCTTGGTCTTAATGTAATCAACTGGCTGCTGCAGAAGTCGATGACGGTGGTGTTGGTCGCGCTGCCGATCGTTTTCCAGCCTGAGCTTCGCAAGGCGCTGGAGCAGCTCGGCCGCGGGCGGCTGTTCGGCAGGAGCGGCATCCTCAACGAGGAAGAGGCCCAGAATCTGTTGGATGAAACGATCAAGGCGGTCACCGTGCTCGCTAAGAACAAGATCGGTGCCCTGCTCGTCTTCGAGCGGGAGATGCGCCTTAACGATTACGTCGATACGGGCATCAAGGTCGACGGTATAGTGTCGAGCGAGTTTCTCACCAATATTTTCATTCCCAATTCGCCGCTGCACGACGGGGCGGTCATAGTCCGCGGCAACCGGGTGACCGCCGCCGGCTGTATTCTGCCACTTACCGACGACCCGACGCTGGGCAAGGAACTTGGCACCCGCCACCGCGCGGCCCTGGGTATCAGCGAACAGACCGACGCCATCATCGTGGTGGTCAGCGAGGAGACGGGGATAATCTCGGTGGCCGAGGGCGGCCGCCTGTCCCGCTATGTTGAGCCGGCCAAGCTCAAGGATTTCCTGCGCCCGCTGTATTCAGCCAAGGGCTCGCCCCTCAGCGACTTCTTCAACTGGAGGTCTTCGTCATAA
- a CDS encoding branched-chain amino acid aminotransferase, producing the protein MVDIAVTRAATPKALPEADKLGFGQYFTDHMFEMGYQTGKGWHNPRIVPYDEFSLYPAAMVLHYGQAIFEGMKAFRTDAGEITVFRPLDYLNRFNRSADILCIPNTDVDVVHAGLNKLLEIDKRWVPDKVGTALYIRPFIFATDPYVGVKSSDAYKLFIILSPVGAYYAAGFNPVGIKVEDKYVRAVPGGIGEAKTPGNYAASLRAQVEAKKEGYAQVLWLDGIERKYVEEVGTMNIFFKIKGELVTPALNGSILGGITRRTVLELAKDWGVKATERQISIDEVFEAHAKGELEEVFGSGTAAVISPVGELSWKGQKLVINGNKTGPFSQKLFDYVTGLQYGKVADKFGWVEKVAKV; encoded by the coding sequence ATGGTCGACATCGCCGTTACCAGGGCTGCGACCCCGAAAGCGCTGCCGGAAGCCGACAAGCTCGGCTTTGGGCAATATTTCACCGATCACATGTTCGAAATGGGTTACCAGACCGGCAAGGGCTGGCACAACCCGCGCATCGTACCTTACGATGAGTTTTCCCTTTATCCCGCCGCCATGGTCCTTCACTATGGCCAGGCCATCTTCGAAGGCATGAAGGCTTTCCGGACCGACGCAGGCGAGATCACCGTCTTCAGGCCGCTCGACTACCTGAACCGCTTCAACCGTTCGGCCGACATCCTCTGTATTCCCAACACCGATGTGGACGTCGTCCACGCCGGCCTGAACAAGCTCCTCGAAATAGACAAACGCTGGGTGCCCGACAAGGTCGGCACGGCGCTTTATATCCGTCCCTTTATCTTCGCCACCGACCCGTACGTGGGCGTTAAATCCTCCGATGCATACAAGCTGTTCATCATTCTCTCTCCGGTGGGCGCCTACTATGCGGCCGGCTTCAACCCGGTCGGCATCAAGGTGGAGGACAAATACGTCCGCGCCGTTCCCGGCGGCATCGGCGAGGCCAAGACTCCGGGCAATTACGCCGCCAGCCTGCGGGCCCAGGTGGAGGCCAAGAAGGAAGGCTACGCTCAGGTGCTGTGGCTGGATGGAATCGAGCGCAAGTATGTCGAGGAAGTCGGCACGATGAATATTTTCTTCAAGATCAAGGGTGAGCTGGTCACCCCCGCCCTGAACGGCAGTATCCTCGGCGGCATCACCCGCCGCACCGTCCTTGAGCTGGCCAAGGATTGGGGCGTGAAGGCGACCGAACGGCAGATTTCCATCGACGAGGTTTTTGAGGCCCACGCCAAGGGCGAGCTGGAGGAGGTCTTCGGCTCTGGCACGGCCGCCGTTATCTCGCCGGTCGGCGAGTTGTCGTGGAAAGGCCAGAAGCTCGTCATCAACGGCAATAAGACCGGGCCTTTCTCCCAGAAGCTTTTCGATTACGTCACCGGGCTCCAGTACGGTAAGGTCGCCGACAAGTTCGGCTGGGTGGAAAAGGTGGCAAAAGTCTAG
- the argH gene encoding argininosuccinate lyase, with product MTKLWGGRFTKGTDVLVEEFTSSISFDRRLYKEDIAGSIAHARMLAKCGIIAADEAEAIIAGLTDILADIEAGNFSFETALEDIHMNIEKRLTERIGPAGGKLHTARSRNDQVALDTHLYLRKEAVAVGQLLCGLQEAIMETAARFPDAIMPGYTHLQRAQPILFAHHLLAYFFMLGRDFDRLRGVWERADIMPLGAGALAGTTFPIDRKQVADELKFGRLYENSIDAVADRDYMMEFLSFAAILMVHLSRLSEEVILWCSSEFKFVELDDAHCTGSSIMPQKKNPDVAELVRGKTGRVIGHLMALLTTMKGLPLAYNKDMQEDKEGLFDTVDTVKFSLSVYAAMVRGMKVNAPRMLAAADEDFTNATDMADYLVKKGLPFRQAHEVSGKSVRYCLEKDKKLTDLSLAELKEFSPLFEEDILEAIKVETCVAARNSYGGTSPSQVKEALAGGREALKRQLAWLDTHRKNGI from the coding sequence ATGACCAAGCTTTGGGGCGGTAGATTCACCAAAGGCACTGACGTGCTTGTGGAGGAGTTTACCTCCTCCATTTCTTTTGACAGGCGGCTTTATAAAGAGGATATCGCCGGCAGCATCGCCCACGCGCGCATGCTCGCCAAGTGCGGCATCATCGCCGCCGACGAGGCCGAAGCGATCATCGCCGGCCTTACGGACATCCTCGCCGACATCGAGGCGGGGAACTTCAGCTTTGAGACGGCGCTCGAGGATATCCACATGAATATCGAGAAGCGCCTGACGGAAAGGATCGGCCCTGCCGGGGGCAAGCTGCACACCGCCCGCAGCCGCAACGATCAGGTGGCGCTGGATACCCATCTCTACCTCCGCAAGGAGGCGGTCGCCGTCGGACAACTGCTGTGCGGCCTGCAGGAGGCCATCATGGAGACGGCCGCAAGATTCCCGGACGCCATCATGCCCGGCTACACCCACCTGCAGCGCGCCCAGCCCATCCTGTTCGCCCATCACCTGCTGGCTTACTTCTTCATGCTCGGGCGGGACTTCGACCGCCTGCGGGGGGTATGGGAACGGGCCGACATCATGCCGCTGGGGGCGGGCGCCCTGGCCGGAACTACTTTTCCCATCGACCGCAAGCAGGTGGCGGACGAGCTGAAGTTCGGCCGTTTGTACGAAAACAGCATCGACGCGGTCGCCGACCGCGACTACATGATGGAGTTCCTGTCCTTCGCAGCCATCCTGATGGTCCACCTCAGCCGGCTGAGCGAGGAAGTCATCCTCTGGTGCAGTTCGGAGTTCAAGTTCGTCGAGCTCGACGACGCCCACTGCACCGGCTCGAGCATCATGCCGCAGAAGAAGAATCCTGACGTCGCCGAGCTGGTGCGGGGCAAAACCGGCCGGGTGATCGGCCATCTGATGGCGCTGCTGACGACGATGAAGGGGCTGCCGCTCGCGTATAACAAGGATATGCAGGAGGATAAGGAAGGGCTGTTCGACACGGTCGACACCGTGAAGTTCAGCCTGTCGGTGTACGCCGCCATGGTGCGCGGCATGAAGGTTAACGCGCCGCGGATGCTGGCGGCGGCCGACGAGGATTTCACCAACGCGACCGACATGGCCGATTACCTGGTCAAGAAAGGGCTTCCCTTCCGGCAGGCCCACGAGGTGTCAGGCAAGAGCGTTCGCTATTGCCTGGAGAAGGATAAAAAGCTTACCGACCTGTCGCTGGCCGAACTGAAAGAATTTTCCCCGCTGTTCGAAGAGGACATCCTTGAGGCGATCAAGGTGGAAACCTGCGTCGCGGCCCGCAATTCCTACGGCGGCACGTCGCCGTCCCAGGTGAAGGAGGCTCTCGCCGGCGGCCGGGAAGCGCTTAAACGGCAACTTGCCTGGCTTGACACCCATCGAAAAAACGGCATATAA
- a CDS encoding argininosuccinate synthase, which translates to MSDIKKVVLAYSGGLDTSVIIPWLKENYDGCEVIAMCADVGQGAEIEPVREKAIKSGASKVYVMDVRKEFVEDYVWPVLKAGAVYEGKYLLGTSFARPIIAKAMVEIAEKEGADAIAHGATGKGNDQVRFELTVKALAPHLKIVAPWRLWNIRSREDAIDYAEKHGVPVPVTKKRPYSMDRNIWHLSHEGGDLEDPWNEPKDDVYMVTKTPEQAPDKATYVEIAFEKGVPVAVDGEKLGAVDLLEKLNELGAANGIGIADITENRLVGMKSRGVYETPGGAILFYAHRELEYLTLDRATMHYKEQVAVRYAELVYDGMWFSPLREALDAFVDSTQQTVTGLVRLKLYKGNIMSAGAKSPYSLYHEGFVTFGRDEVYNQKDAEGFINLFGLPLKIRALMQQKEKK; encoded by the coding sequence GTGAGCGATATCAAAAAAGTGGTCCTTGCCTACTCGGGCGGACTCGACACGTCGGTTATCATCCCCTGGCTGAAGGAGAACTACGACGGCTGCGAGGTCATCGCCATGTGCGCCGACGTCGGTCAGGGCGCGGAGATCGAGCCGGTCAGGGAGAAGGCCATCAAGTCGGGGGCCAGCAAGGTATATGTCATGGATGTCAGGAAAGAGTTCGTGGAGGATTACGTCTGGCCGGTGCTGAAAGCGGGCGCCGTCTATGAGGGCAAATATCTGCTTGGCACTTCCTTCGCCCGGCCGATCATCGCCAAGGCGATGGTGGAGATCGCGGAGAAGGAGGGTGCCGATGCCATCGCCCACGGCGCGACCGGCAAGGGCAACGATCAGGTGCGCTTCGAGCTGACCGTCAAGGCGCTGGCGCCCCATCTCAAGATCGTGGCCCCCTGGCGGCTGTGGAACATCCGCTCGCGCGAGGACGCCATCGACTACGCCGAGAAGCACGGCGTGCCGGTGCCGGTGACCAAGAAGCGGCCCTACAGCATGGACCGCAACATCTGGCATTTAAGCCACGAGGGCGGCGACCTTGAGGACCCCTGGAACGAGCCCAAGGACGACGTCTACATGGTTACCAAGACTCCCGAGCAGGCGCCCGACAAAGCCACCTATGTGGAGATCGCCTTCGAGAAGGGCGTGCCGGTGGCGGTGGACGGCGAGAAGCTGGGCGCGGTGGATTTGCTTGAGAAGCTGAACGAGCTCGGCGCCGCCAACGGCATCGGTATCGCCGACATCACCGAAAACCGCCTGGTGGGGATGAAATCCCGCGGCGTGTACGAGACGCCGGGCGGGGCGATCCTTTTCTACGCCCACCGCGAGCTGGAGTACCTGACTCTCGACCGGGCGACGATGCACTACAAGGAGCAGGTGGCGGTGCGCTACGCCGAACTCGTTTACGACGGGATGTGGTTCTCGCCGCTCCGCGAGGCGCTCGACGCCTTCGTCGACTCGACCCAGCAGACGGTCACCGGTCTGGTGCGGCTGAAGCTCTACAAGGGCAATATTATGAGCGCCGGCGCCAAGTCGCCGTATTCGCTCTACCACGAGGGCTTCGTGACCTTCGGCCGTGACGAGGTTTACAACCAGAAGGATGCGGAAGGGTTTATCAACCTGTTCGGCTTGCCGCTGAAGATCAGGGCGCTGATGCAGCAAAAGGAGAAGAAATAA
- a CDS encoding GNAT family N-acetyltransferase → MALKHDGYVFSRDKSLLSLDRVADLLARTYWAGNRGRDKILTSIDNSLCFGIYKDGHQVGFARAVTDYATVWWLADVVIDEAHRGKGLAKILIRYVTETEELRGVRGILITRDAHGLYEHFGFARDGQMFMMKNG, encoded by the coding sequence ATGGCGCTCAAACACGACGGATACGTTTTCAGTCGCGATAAGAGCCTGTTGTCGCTCGACCGGGTGGCCGATCTGCTGGCCCGGACCTATTGGGCCGGCAACCGCGGCAGGGACAAGATACTGACCTCGATAGACAATTCCCTCTGTTTCGGGATTTACAAGGACGGCCATCAGGTGGGCTTCGCCCGCGCCGTGACCGACTACGCAACCGTCTGGTGGCTCGCCGATGTCGTTATCGACGAGGCCCATCGCGGCAAAGGGCTGGCGAAGATTCTGATCAGATATGTTACCGAGACTGAAGAACTGAGGGGTGTGCGGGGCATCCTTATAACGCGGGACGCCCACGGGCTGTACGAGCACTTCGGGTTCGCGCGGGACGGCCAAATGTTTATGATGAAAAACGGCTGA